The nucleotide sequence AGTTGGCAAAGGGTGTGCGGTTGAAGTCGACCCAAGCCTTGGGCAGTAATTGCTGCTCGCCCCAACGCCCGTCACGCTGCATCAGCAGGCCGATGCGGGCCAGGTCACGGGCGGTCATGTACAGGTAAGAGGAACCGACAAAGGTGCCCGCTGCATCGCGCTCCCAAACAGCGGAGGTGATGCCTAAAGGGCTGAACAGTGCAGTCCACGGGTAATCAGCGTAGGCCTCGGTGCCGACCATGCTTTTCAGCGCAGCCGACAGCACGTTGCTGTCCCCGCTGGAATAACGAAAGTGCGTACCCGGCTCAGCCGCGGCGCTGTGCGCAGCAGTGAAGGCGGCCATATCCGATCGACCACGGGTATAGAGCATCGCGACCACTGAAGATTTCAGCGGTGCGTATTCATAGTCTTCCTGCCAATCCAGACCCGACGCCCAGTTAAGTAGGTGACCGACCTTGACCTGGGGGTGCGCCGCAAATGGCGGGTAATAGTCCGCCACTGGCGCATCCAGCTTGAATAAGCCCTGGCCATACGCCACACCCATGGTGGTGGCGAGTACGCTCTTGGCCATCGACCAACTGAGGTGCGGCGTGGCGGCATGAGTGGGCGCGGCGTAGCGCTCATACACCACCTGGCCGTCGCGAATCACCAGCACGGCATCGCTGCGCACACCCTTGCGAGTGGCCTCATCACGGGCTGGGAAGGCGTAAGCTTCCAGCTCGCTAAGGGCTGCGCTGGGCGCTGCCAGTTGGCGGGTCCAGTCGGTCTGCGGCCAGCTTTCGGCCTGCACCACGGCGCTGGCCAAGCCGAATGCGCACGCCAACGTCAGCCGCCGTGCAGTCAATAACGTGAAGGACATGGGACCGCCTTTGCTGAAATCGAAGGCGGCACCCTAGCATGCTGCCGAGGGCAACCAAAAGCGCCGAACACGCCTGATTGGCCAGCGATTCGGCGCGAAAGATCAGTGCCCTAAACCCTCAGCTATTTAGGCAAGCGGTAGTCGTCTGGCCCCATCAAATCCATGCCGCACTCGAGGTTCTCGATCCAGTACAAAAAGGCGTTGATCATTTCTGCGCCAACAAAGGGCCGACCGTGCTGCGGCACGATCATGGCTATATCCATGTCGCGGACCATCGCCGCCCACAGGCGGCAGATTTTGTTGCTGCCCATATAGCGGCGGTGAAAACCGAGCATGTTCGGCACGTGGTTGACGAAGTCCGTTACGGGGTGAGCATCGTCGACCAGCGAGGCACCCATGTCGCCAGAAAACAAAATTTTGCTGACTGGGTCATACAGTTGGAAGTTGCCCACCGAATGCAGAAAGTGTGCGGGCACCGCTTTCAGCGTGCACTTACCCAAGGCAAATGCCTGACCGCGATCGGGCAGCGCGATGATCCGGTCAAAGGTATTGATGCCATGGCTGAGGGCCAAATAGTTAGCCGTCAGGTGCGGCAAAAAACGCGCCCATAGCTTTGAGCAAATGACCTGCGCACGGGTGTGCAGCAGCCACTTATCCAGCGAGGCAATGATGTCCGGGTCTTGGTGCGAGGCGAAGATATAGGTCAGGTCCTGCACCGGAATGTACTTGGACAATTCCAGCGACAGCGGCGTGTAGGTTAGATCGCCGCCCGGATCGAGCAGCAGGTATTGCTCATTGTCGGTGATCAGAAATTGGTTGGACTGCACGCCCTCCCCGCTGACCAGGTCATCGAACATCATGCATTGATGCTCGCCGTTATCAAACAGCACTATGGGCTCGCGTCGCATGGCAGGCTCTCTCTCGAAAGCCGGCGAGCTTAAAGGCCCAAGGTGCGGGGCTCACTGATCTGGATCAAACCACGCCTGCATGGGTCGAGCTGAGCGTTACGTTTACCGGCGACGGATGGGCCTACAGGTGAATACCGAGGAGCGCCTGAGCTTTTTGTAGACGTTTACTGCGTGCAGTAGCCGCCATCGACAACAGGCCTTTATCACGTTGCCACAGCTGCGCCCAGTGGGCATCACCTGAAGCAAAGGCGCTGTCCAACTCGGCACTGCAACTCTCGAATTGGGCAAACAACCCGGCCAGCATCAGGTGGCTACCGGGTGCGCTTGGGCATTGCCGCGCCACTTCTGCGCAGCCGGCCAGCAGGCCGAGCAGGCGCAATTGCAACGCCTGCGGCCAGGCCGACTCTTGCCCCACGCCGAACAACCAAGCCGTAAGTGCGGCCAGCACGTGGATGTCTTCAAGGGTGCGGAAGGGTTTCACATAGGCATCCCAGCCATCACCGGGCAGGCGCTCGCATTGCGCGCCGTGCAAATGCAGACGGCCATGGCTGACATCAGGCATCAACGGCAGCGCAGGCAGCGTCTCGACACGCACACCCGGCGCGCCATTGCGCACCACACCCAGCGCCAGTTGCACCGGCGCCCCAACAGCCTCCTCGCGGGCGGCCACTAACAACCAGTCGGCCGCATCGGCGGCGGTGACGAAGTCCTTACGGCCATCGAGGCTCAACGCCTGCATGCGCATGTGCATGTCCGCCGGCCGGGTGCTGCGATTTTCGGTTACGCACAACGCGCCCAATGTCCACGGTGCAGAGGGCCAAAGTGCGCGCAGTGCGCCCTGATAACCGGCAAGAAAGGCCAGCCCAGGCGTCGCCGCCAAGCGCCCGCCAAGCAACGCCAACTGCAGCGGTGCAGGGTTGCCGATGCGCTCAAGCAGGCTGGCGTACCACGCCTCCAAACCAACAACCGGCAGACGCGCCTGCGGGCTCAATAACTGCTGCCAGGGCATGGATGACTCCTTTAGCGGGTTAATACATTCAGTGTCACACAAGCATCACTAAACCTTTATGGAAGTGACATCGGCGTTACCTAGCCTGAGCTTGCCCAACAAGATCGACCGACTGCAAGGCAAAAATCGGCTAACGGAGATGACGGCATGACCCAACTGGCAATCACCCGCGACCGCACAACTCCAGCACGTCGCCTGCACGCTGAGCGTTTACTGGGCGCGGCGGCCCTGCGTGAAGCTCAAACCTTACGCTTTCGTGTTTTTAGCGCCGAGTTCGATGCCAAGCTTAAGGGTGCCGAGTTCGGCTTGGACATGGATGACTACGATGTTCACTGCCAGCATATCGGTGTACGTGACCTCAATAGCGGTGAACTGGTGGCTACCACACGTCTGCTCGACCATCACGCAGCTAAAGGTATTGGGCGCTTTTACAGCGAAGAAGAATTCAGCCTGCACGGCCTGCCACACCTCGAAGGCCCCGTGCTGGAAATCGGCCGCACCTGTGTCGACGCGGCCTACCGCAATGGTGCGACTATCGCCGTACTCTGGGGCGAACTGGCCGAGGTGCTTAACGAAGGCGGCTACCGCTACCTAATGGGCTGCGCCAGCATCTCCATGCAGGACGGCGGTGTCCAGGCTCAGGTAATTATGCAGCGCCTGCGCGAACGCTATTTGTGCACCGAACACCTGCGCGCCGAGCCAAAAACGCCGCTGCCGACGCTGGATGTGCCGAGCAATGTGATCGCCGAAATGCCGCCGCTGCTCAAGGCCTATATGCGCTTGGGCGCCAAAATTTGTGGTGAGCCTTGCTGGGATCAGGACTTCCAAGTGGCTGACGTATTTATCCTGCTCAAGCGCGACGAGCTTTGCCCGCGCTACGCCAGGCATTTCAAAGCCGCCGTGTAGGGCAGGCGCACCTGTTACCAAGCAGCGCCGCTAAGCATATTGGGTTGCTCTTGTCGCCGGCACGCTGTAGACAGTGCCGGCGTTTTTGTCTTTGCATGCGGGAGCCACCGATGAAGAAGCTGCGTTTGTACATACGCCTGTTTCGCCTAATAGCCGTGATCAGCTTCGGCACGCTCCTGGCCGCCGGCATCACGTTGCTCGAACGGTGGGTACGGCATGACCTGATGCCAACCCGTCAGCGTCTGACTCGTTGGTTTCTCGCACGCCTAGCTGCCGCGCTGCCGTTTCGCCTGAGCGTGCAGGGGCAATTACCCCGTCAGTCGATGCTGTGGGTCAGCAACCATGTGTCATGGACCGATATTCCGCTACTCGGCATGCTCACCCCGCTGTCCTTTCTGTCCAAGGCGGAGGTGCGCACTTGGCCGGTGGCCGGCTGGTTGGCGCTCAAGGCCGGCACCCTGTTTATCCGCCGTGGTTCGGCCGACAGCAACCTGCTCAATCAACAACTCGGCCGGCACTTGCAGCAAGGGTGCAACGTGCTGATATTTCCCGAAGGTACCACCACTGACGGCCTTGGCCTGCGCACCTTCCACGGTCGCCTGCTAAGTAGCGCTATCGAGTGCGGCGTTGCGGTGCAACCGGTGGCTATCCGCTACCTGCGTAACGGCCAGCCGTGCAGCGTGGCGCCGTTTATTGGTGATGACGACATGCTCTCGCACCTGCTGCGCCTGCTCGGCAGTGACATCGGCGAGGTGCAAATTCAGTTGCTCACACCGATTGCCAGCACTGACTTAAATCGCAATGCGTTAGCGCGCGCAGCCCAGCAGTCAATCCGTGAGGCGCTGTTCGGCGCAGCTGACGCCGAGCAATCCGCTGGCCTTAACGGCAAGGCCGCCTAACAATCGGCCAAGCCGCGCTCGCGGGCGACAAAGCCCTGTAGCTCGGGGTAGAACTGGCGAAAGTCTTCCAGCAGTGGCTGATAAAGGCGCTCCAGCTCAGCTATACCGCCCGCCAATAAACCGGAGCGCGACAGGCGTCGATCAATTGCCTCGATCACCTGCGCCAACACAGCAAATTCGCGATAACTGCCTAGCCAATCTTGGGCAGCCATGCGTGGTGCGATAAATGCCAAGCGTTCAGGTAACCGCGGCTCGTTATTGACGACCTGATAAACCCGATCAGTAAAACTCGCCAAAGGGATAGCGGCATAGTCAGCCCAATTACACGCCAGGCAGTGATCAAAAAATACATCCAATAAAATCCCGGCATAACGCCGCCGTTCGCTGGGGAAGCGCGCCCGCGACTGAGCCTGCAGCGGGTGACTGTCAGTAAATACATCAATGCGCCGATGCAGGCGGATGGCCGCTTCGATATCCGCTGGCCACTGCCCAACCAGCGGCCCTTTGACGAAATCGCCATACAGGCTGCCCAGTAGTTGCGCCGGCGCGTCACCGCCAAGGTGTAAATGTGCGAGGTAGTTCATCACCACAGCTTACACATCAGCATGACCGATGATGACTATCGCCTCGAACAATCTGTATATCGCCAACGATCGATATAAGGTTCAGCCCTTGAAATGAGGCGGGCACGAGCAATCCAGGCCTTCCTCAGGCATACCGGCCAAACGCTTTAACGCGTTTGGCGCGCCCCAGACACCAAGGAGACTTATTGATGGCCACACTTTTTGACCCGATTAAAATCGGTGAACTTGAACTGAACAACCGCATCATCATGGCCCCGTTGACTCGCTGCCGTGCCGATGAAGGCCGTGTGCCCAACGCGATGATGGCTGAGTATTACGTGCAACGCGCCAGCGCCGGGCTGATCATCAGCGAAGCCACGGCCGTCACGCCAATGGGTGTCGGCTACCCGGACACCCCCGGCATTTGGTCGGCTGAACAGGTGCGTGGCTGGAGCACCATCACCCAAGCGGTGCATGCCGCCGGCAGCAAGATCGTCTTGCAACTCTGGCATGTGGGCCGTATTTCCGACCCGGTTTATTTGAATGGCCAACTGCCGGTGGCTCCGAGCGCCCTCCAGCCTGCCGGGCACGTCAGCTTGATCCGGCCGATGAAGGATTACGTGACCCCGCGCGCGCTGGAAACTGAAGAAATTGCTGACATCGTTGACGCCTATCGTCAGGGCGCGGAAAACGCCAAAGCAGCCGGCTTCGATGGTGTAGAAATCCACGGTGCCAACGGCTACTTGCTCGACCAATTCCTGCAAAGCAGCACCAACCAGCGCACTGACCGGTATGGCGGCAGCCTGGCAAACCGTGCACGCCTGCTGCTGGAAGTGACCGATGCCGCAATCGAGGTGTGGGGTGCTGGCCGCGTAGGCATGCATTTGGCGCCACGCGCTGACTCCCATGATATGGGCGACGCTGACCGCACTGAGACCTTTACCTACGTCGCCCGTGAGCTGGGTAAGCGCGGTATCGCCTTTATCTGCGCCCGCGAGAAAGAGGCTGACGACAGCCTGTCGCCAAGCCTGAAGCAAGCCTTTGGCGGCATGTTTATCGCCAACGAGCGTTTCACCAAGACCCAGGCCAATGAGTGGCTGCAAAGCGGTAAGGCCGATGCTGTGGCATTCGGCATTCCATTTATCGCCAACCCAGATCTGCCCGCCCGTTTGGCACAGGATGCCGAGCTGAATACGCCGCGGCCTGAAAGCTTCTACGGCAAAGGCCCGGTCGGTTACCTCGACTATCCAACGCTGCAAAGCTGAAGATTAAGCCGCAAACGCGCCGCGATTTATGGCAGACGGGATGAAAAAGCACCCACTTCCTGACCCTCTTCCACCGGTGGGAGAGGGGACTGATCGCATGCAGCTGGGCGCTAGTGACCCCCATCGCGCCACGAGGAAGTTATGCGAGGGCGCCTAGCTCAACGGGCGTCGAGTTGCTGCTGCAGATTTTGCACCTGCGCTTGCAGACCATTGATGTTGCGGGTCATCTGCGCGCGGAAGGCGTCGAACTCAGCGATGCTATTGGATGCCGAACGGGTTTCCAGGTCGCCTTTGAGTACCAGCAGGTCCTGCTCCAGACGAGAAATGGCCTGGTTTGGATTACCGAGCTTCTGCAGGGCGGCAATATCGCCACTCAAGCCAGTAATTTTCTCATCCAACTTAGCCTGACCGGCCTGAGCGCTTTTCAAGGAAGCCTGTTCAGTTTTTAGCGCGGTTTGCTCGGCGCTGAGCTTTTTAACACTGGCTTCAAGCTTTTCACCCCCTCCCGCCTGCCCCTTCAGCTGCACGGCCAACTGCTCCAAACGCTTGGCCTGCTCAGACTGCTTAGCCGTTGCGCCCTGCTGTTGCTTGCTCAGCTCAGCCAGTTTGCTTTCCAGCTGTTTGACTTGCAGCTTTAGCGCCTCGCTGCCAGTGGTCACCGACGACTCAGTGGCCACTACCTTGCCGGAAATATCCTGAATACGGCCTGCCGCTTCCTCGCTAATACGGGCGAAGCTTTCTTGCGTCGCAACCAACTGCTGCTCCATCAGGCTCACTTGCTGCACGCTCCACCAACCCAGACCGCCCAAGGCAATCATTAACGCCCCAACCAAAGCCCAGAGGGGTCCAGTGCTGGCTGTTTTAGCTGTTGCAGTGGCCGGAGGGCGGCCATAGCCGTTGCCACGCGCAGGCTCCGGATGATCAGGCGCAAAGTCATCATGATCGCGCTGTTCCGCACGCAGACTGGGGACGTGATCGAGTTCGTCGTTGGCATCGTTACGCATGATTCAACCTTCAAGAAAGCACAGGGTTCGCAAATTGCCGCGCAGTATAACGGTTCGCGCGCTGCGCTTCAGTGTTGCGCCAAGCGTGGGCAAAACGCACCGACGAAGGGCACGGCGCAGGCCGCGAAGCGCTCTAACCCGCACAATCGCGCGAATTGCGAGCTGGTACGCACTTTGCTAACAGATCTGTGCGGCAGGCCCACTGTGGCCGCCGTAAACACGGCGCGTTCAGATAAAACTATGCCGGGCTGTTGGGGATGAATGACACCCTGTCCACTTGTACTCGCGGGGAACACCATGGAACTGAACAGAGAAGTGTTGGATTGCATGATGAGCCTGCGCCGCCGACTGCGTGAGGAACTAGCGATCGACATCCGCTTAAGCCAGCCGGATGCGGTCACTTGCATGCTCAGCGCCTGCCTCAACTCAAGCAATGAGCAAACACGGCAACTGGGGCAATTGCTGGCCCAGTGCAGTGACCGCCCCTTCGCTCAGGCCGGTGCAGTACCGCGCATGCAAGCTGGGCATCCGCTGCTGGTGGAAGACCCCGCACCGCGGCCAGCCAGCGAGTCGGTACGGATGTATCGTGGCCAGCGCGTCTATGCCTGATCAATGCGGATGCTGCGCCTGCCACCAGGCGCAAAATTCATCCAGCGCAGTCCACAGGCTGGTTTTGGGCTGGTAGTCCAGATACTGCTGGGCGCGGCTAATGTCCAAGGAAAAATCTTTGGCCATTACCGCTACACCCAAGCGAAATAGCGTGGGTTCTGGCCGACCCGGCAACAGCTTGCACACACCTTCATTTAACGCAGCGGCTGCATAGGCCAGCCCATAGGGCATGTGGCGGGTCACGGGCGGCAGGTCAAGTTTACGCATCACGTAATTGATCACATCCCACAGCGGCACAGGTTCGCCATTGCTGATGTTGTAGACCTGACCAAGCGCCGGTCCTGTTGCCAAGAGGCCACTCATCAACGCTTGGTTGAGGTTGTGCACACTGGTGAAGTCGACCTTATTCAGGCCATTGCCGATAATCGACAAACGACCTTTGCGCTGCATATTGATCAAACGTGGAAAGATGCTGGTGTCGCCCGCGCCAGTGACGAACCGTGGACGCAGCGCCAGCACTTCTAGGCCGAACTCTTCGGCGGCAAACACCTGCTGCTCGGCTAGAAACTTGGTTTTGCCGTAGTGATCGGAAAAGCGCTTGGGCAACTGCTCTTCACGCAAGCCCACATGCGCCTGGCCATCGAAGTACACCGAGGGTGAAGACAGGTGCACCAGCCGCCGTACCTTCTGTTTAAGGCAGGCATCCACCACGTTTTCGGTGACACTGACGTTGGCCTGATAAAAGTGCTCATAACGGCCCCATACCCCGACGGCACCCGCGCAATGCACCACAGCCTCGACATCACGGCACAACTGCTGCGCAAGCTGCGGATCGGCTAAGTCACCCTGAATAAACTCCGCACCACGCGCCACCAGATGCTCAACACCTTCAGCGCGCCGCCCGTTGACCCTAACGCTCAAGCCCTGCTCCAAAGCAAAGCTGGCAAAACGCCCACCAATAAAACCGCTCGCGCCGGTTACCAGAATTTTCATTACTGCCCCTCTGCCTTAATCCCAAGCCACTCTAGCAGCCTGCACTGAACGCCGCCGTGGCACTGCAGGCCACAACAGCGACTGTGCACGCCCAGTGATAAGCCGACGGTAAACGCGCACAGCAGCTAAGCTGTGCCTTCACACTCATTGACTAAAGGAGCCGCGGATGGCCACTCATTGGATGATCTACGGCGCCAACGGCTACACCGGCCACCTGCTGGCCGCTGAGGCTAAGCGTCAAGGCTTGACGCCTATTCTGGCCGGGCGTAACCCGGCAGCGGTGCATGCCCTCGGCAGCTTGCTTGGCCTGGAGTGCCGGATATTCGATATCCACCAACCACAGCGTGCGATGGAAGCTTTGGCGGATGTTGCCGTGGTTGCCCATTGCGCCGGGCCATTCTCGGCCACCAGTGCCCCGATGATTGATGCCTGCCTGGCCAGCAACACCCATTACGTCGACATCACTGGCGAGATCAGCGTGTTTGAAGCCGCTCACCAGCGTGATCAACAGGCGCGCGAAAAGGGCGTGGTGGTATGCCCTGGCGTCGGCTTTGATGTGATCCCCAGCGATTGCCTCGCCGCTTGTCTGCATCAGGCGCTGCCCGACGCCACCCATTTAGCGTTGGGCTTTGACACCGGCAGTGGATTATCCCCAGGCACCGCAAAAACCTCAGTAGAAGGCCTCAAATTTGGCGGCAAAGTACGCCGCGCCGGAATCATCACCGATGTACCGCTGGGCTATAAACGTCGCACCATCAACTTTGGACGTGGCGAAAAAACAGCCGTCACCATTCCTTGGGGCGATGTGTCGACGGCCTACCACTCAACCGGCATTGATAATATTGAGGTGTACCTGCCAACGCCGACGGTGGCTGCGATTGTCATGCGCCTGATCGACCCGCTGCGCGCCCTGCTGGGTTTAGAGGCGGTGCAAAACTGGCTAAAACGCCTGGTCGAAAAGCGTGTCACCGGCCCCAATGAAACCACTCGAGCCCGCCAGCGCACCTGGCTGTGGGGCGAGGCGCGCAATGCCGCAGGCGTGGTTAAAACGGCTCGACTTGAAACCGCCAACGGCTACGACGTGACCGTCCATGGGACTTTGTTGGCCGTGCAGCACCTCCTGAACTACAGCGGCCCTGGCGGATATTTCACCCCCAGCAAACTGTTCGGTGTGCGCTGTGTGGAAAAACTGCCGGGTTCAACCACTATTTCCATCAAGTAGACCGCGTCACCCCGCTGGGACTGACAAGCCCTGTGTGCTCTATTTCAACGCAGGCATGCCTGGCGATGCTCCAGGCTGGCGCCGATCAAAAGTCACCACGCCAGCCCATCTCTGTCCTGACAGTCAGCACACCCTAGTGCTGCCTGTCACATAGCTGCTCGCTCGATTTAATTTACAAATCGTCAATTAACTCGCACGCTTCTTGCTGAATGCTTAACATCAGCCGAACCGTAACCCCTCTCTCCGCGGAGACACCAGACATGCCGTTACGCCTCAAGCTTGCCCTGAGCTATTTGTTTATTGGAATCGTTCCTGTACTGGCAATGGCTGTCACGGTCTACTTCCATGCCAGCCAAGCTCTGCAGGAACAAACACTAAACGCCCTTGAGGCCGTTGCAAATATCAAACAAAGACAGCTGCTGGATAATTTGCAAGGACGCCGTGACCAACTCAGCACCCTGGCTAACAATCTGGGGACGAGCTACAGCGGCCTGAACGAAGTAGCCCTCATCAGTGCGGCCAACTATGACCAGCCGATCTTCAAAAACTTTATCCAGACCTACAACTACCGAGACCTCAAGCTGATTTCACCAGAGGGCAAGGTTATCTTCAGCGTTCTGCGCGGCGATGACTATCAGCAGGACTTGCGCCAAGGTAACTGGCGGGATCAGCCGATGGGTCGCATGGCCAGCGCCGGCTTGGACACCAGAAAGAGCGCCATCAGCGACCTGACAATTAACCCGCAAACCGGTGAACCCAGTCAGTTTCTATTAAGCCCTGTGATCAGCGAAGATGAGCTGATTGCGCT is from Pseudomonas sp. TMP9 and encodes:
- a CDS encoding alkene reductase, with the translated sequence MATLFDPIKIGELELNNRIIMAPLTRCRADEGRVPNAMMAEYYVQRASAGLIISEATAVTPMGVGYPDTPGIWSAEQVRGWSTITQAVHAAGSKIVLQLWHVGRISDPVYLNGQLPVAPSALQPAGHVSLIRPMKDYVTPRALETEEIADIVDAYRQGAENAKAAGFDGVEIHGANGYLLDQFLQSSTNQRTDRYGGSLANRARLLLEVTDAAIEVWGAGRVGMHLAPRADSHDMGDADRTETFTYVARELGKRGIAFICAREKEADDSLSPSLKQAFGGMFIANERFTKTQANEWLQSGKADAVAFGIPFIANPDLPARLAQDAELNTPRPESFYGKGPVGYLDYPTLQS
- a CDS encoding lysophospholipid acyltransferase family protein, translating into MKKLRLYIRLFRLIAVISFGTLLAAGITLLERWVRHDLMPTRQRLTRWFLARLAAALPFRLSVQGQLPRQSMLWVSNHVSWTDIPLLGMLTPLSFLSKAEVRTWPVAGWLALKAGTLFIRRGSADSNLLNQQLGRHLQQGCNVLIFPEGTTTDGLGLRTFHGRLLSSAIECGVAVQPVAIRYLRNGQPCSVAPFIGDDDMLSHLLRLLGSDIGEVQIQLLTPIASTDLNRNALARAAQQSIREALFGAADAEQSAGLNGKAA
- a CDS encoding acyl-CoA dehydrogenase, which produces MPWQQLLSPQARLPVVGLEAWYASLLERIGNPAPLQLALLGGRLAATPGLAFLAGYQGALRALWPSAPWTLGALCVTENRSTRPADMHMRMQALSLDGRKDFVTAADAADWLLVAAREEAVGAPVQLALGVVRNGAPGVRVETLPALPLMPDVSHGRLHLHGAQCERLPGDGWDAYVKPFRTLEDIHVLAALTAWLFGVGQESAWPQALQLRLLGLLAGCAEVARQCPSAPGSHLMLAGLFAQFESCSAELDSAFASGDAHWAQLWQRDKGLLSMAATARSKRLQKAQALLGIHL
- a CDS encoding saccharopine dehydrogenase NADP-binding domain-containing protein codes for the protein MATHWMIYGANGYTGHLLAAEAKRQGLTPILAGRNPAAVHALGSLLGLECRIFDIHQPQRAMEALADVAVVAHCAGPFSATSAPMIDACLASNTHYVDITGEISVFEAAHQRDQQAREKGVVVCPGVGFDVIPSDCLAACLHQALPDATHLALGFDTGSGLSPGTAKTSVEGLKFGGKVRRAGIITDVPLGYKRRTINFGRGEKTAVTIPWGDVSTAYHSTGIDNIEVYLPTPTVAAIVMRLIDPLRALLGLEAVQNWLKRLVEKRVTGPNETTRARQRTWLWGEARNAAGVVKTARLETANGYDVTVHGTLLAVQHLLNYSGPGGYFTPSKLFGVRCVEKLPGSTTISIK
- a CDS encoding serine hydrolase, with the translated sequence MSFTLLTARRLTLACAFGLASAVVQAESWPQTDWTRQLAAPSAALSELEAYAFPARDEATRKGVRSDAVLVIRDGQVVYERYAAPTHAATPHLSWSMAKSVLATTMGVAYGQGLFKLDAPVADYYPPFAAHPQVKVGHLLNWASGLDWQEDYEYAPLKSSVVAMLYTRGRSDMAAFTAAHSAAAEPGTHFRYSSGDSNVLSAALKSMVGTEAYADYPWTALFSPLGITSAVWERDAAGTFVGSSYLYMTARDLARIGLLMQRDGRWGEQQLLPKAWVDFNRTPFANYQPQADKPNASVPGGQWWLNAAVGGAPKPWPDAPNNMLAASGHWGQGLYVLPDEKLVVVRYADDRDDSFDRNHFLKLVLAALAQEVQP
- a CDS encoding NAD(P)-dependent oxidoreductase yields the protein MKILVTGASGFIGGRFASFALEQGLSVRVNGRRAEGVEHLVARGAEFIQGDLADPQLAQQLCRDVEAVVHCAGAVGVWGRYEHFYQANVSVTENVVDACLKQKVRRLVHLSSPSVYFDGQAHVGLREEQLPKRFSDHYGKTKFLAEQQVFAAEEFGLEVLALRPRFVTGAGDTSIFPRLINMQRKGRLSIIGNGLNKVDFTSVHNLNQALMSGLLATGPALGQVYNISNGEPVPLWDVINYVMRKLDLPPVTRHMPYGLAYAAAALNEGVCKLLPGRPEPTLFRLGVAVMAKDFSLDISRAQQYLDYQPKTSLWTALDEFCAWWQAQHPH
- a CDS encoding ATPase, whose amino-acid sequence is MRNDANDELDHVPSLRAEQRDHDDFAPDHPEPARGNGYGRPPATATAKTASTGPLWALVGALMIALGGLGWWSVQQVSLMEQQLVATQESFARISEEAAGRIQDISGKVVATESSVTTGSEALKLQVKQLESKLAELSKQQQGATAKQSEQAKRLEQLAVQLKGQAGGGEKLEASVKKLSAEQTALKTEQASLKSAQAGQAKLDEKITGLSGDIAALQKLGNPNQAISRLEQDLLVLKGDLETRSASNSIAEFDAFRAQMTRNINGLQAQVQNLQQQLDAR
- a CDS encoding MBL fold metallo-hydrolase, translating into MRREPIVLFDNGEHQCMMFDDLVSGEGVQSNQFLITDNEQYLLLDPGGDLTYTPLSLELSKYIPVQDLTYIFASHQDPDIIASLDKWLLHTRAQVICSKLWARFLPHLTANYLALSHGINTFDRIIALPDRGQAFALGKCTLKAVPAHFLHSVGNFQLYDPVSKILFSGDMGASLVDDAHPVTDFVNHVPNMLGFHRRYMGSNKICRLWAAMVRDMDIAMIVPQHGRPFVGAEMINAFLYWIENLECGMDLMGPDDYRLPK
- a CDS encoding ACP phosphodiesterase; translation: MNYLAHLHLGGDAPAQLLGSLYGDFVKGPLVGQWPADIEAAIRLHRRIDVFTDSHPLQAQSRARFPSERRRYAGILLDVFFDHCLACNWADYAAIPLASFTDRVYQVVNNEPRLPERLAFIAPRMAAQDWLGSYREFAVLAQVIEAIDRRLSRSGLLAGGIAELERLYQPLLEDFRQFYPELQGFVARERGLADC
- the olsB gene encoding L-ornithine N(alpha)-acyltransferase, encoding MTQLAITRDRTTPARRLHAERLLGAAALREAQTLRFRVFSAEFDAKLKGAEFGLDMDDYDVHCQHIGVRDLNSGELVATTRLLDHHAAKGIGRFYSEEEFSLHGLPHLEGPVLEIGRTCVDAAYRNGATIAVLWGELAEVLNEGGYRYLMGCASISMQDGGVQAQVIMQRLRERYLCTEHLRAEPKTPLPTLDVPSNVIAEMPPLLKAYMRLGAKICGEPCWDQDFQVADVFILLKRDELCPRYARHFKAAV